The following proteins are encoded in a genomic region of Gimesia algae:
- a CDS encoding BON domain-containing protein, with translation MQKLQEPTLPNDFINRRIESSIHQIGYPQLKTIRCESNGSTLILRGELPSYYQMQLALKIAVKEPWIDQIDNHIRIVPNNLDQHPVY, from the coding sequence ATGCAGAAATTGCAAGAACCTACCTTGCCGAACGATTTTATTAATCGTCGAATCGAAAGTTCCATTCATCAGATAGGCTACCCCCAGTTGAAAACGATACGCTGCGAATCAAACGGTTCCACCCTGATCCTCAGGGGAGAACTGCCCTCTTATTATCAGATGCAACTGGCTTTGAAAATTGCAGTCAAAGAACCCTGGATCGACCAGATAGACAATCACATCAGAATTGTTCCCAACAATCTTGACCAGCATCCGGTCTACTGA